The following proteins are co-located in the Gloeocapsa sp. PCC 7428 genome:
- the ndhI gene encoding NAD(P)H-quinone oxidoreductase subunit I, with amino-acid sequence MLKFLKQVGDYAKDAVQAGRYIGQGLSVTFDHMRRRPVTVQYPYEKLIPSERFRGRIHFEFDKCISCEVCVRVCPINLPVVDWEFDKASKKKKLKHYSIDFGVCIFCGNCVEYCPTNCLSMTEEYDLCTYDRHQLNYDNVALGRLPYKVTDDPMVTPLRELVYLPKGVVSPHDLPANTRGAGLHPEEILEQQEK; translated from the coding sequence ATGTTAAAATTCCTCAAACAAGTTGGTGATTACGCGAAAGACGCGGTACAAGCTGGTCGTTATATCGGTCAAGGGTTATCTGTCACTTTTGACCATATGCGGCGTAGACCAGTTACGGTGCAATACCCTTACGAAAAACTAATTCCTTCCGAACGCTTCCGAGGTCGCATTCACTTTGAATTTGATAAGTGTATTTCTTGTGAAGTTTGCGTGCGGGTTTGTCCGATTAATTTACCCGTCGTTGACTGGGAATTTGATAAAGCAAGTAAAAAGAAAAAACTGAAGCACTACAGCATCGATTTTGGTGTGTGTATCTTCTGCGGTAACTGCGTGGAGTATTGTCCGACAAACTGTCTATCGATGACCGAAGAATACGACTTGTGTACCTACGATCGCCATCAATTGAACTACGACAACGTAGCCTTAGGACGCTTGCCTTATAAAGTGACTGATGACCCAATGGTGACACCGTTGCGCGAACTTGTTTACCTACCAAAAGGCGTTGTCTCACCTCACGATCTACCTGCAAACACACGTGGCGCGGGACTACATCCTGAAGAAATTTTAGAACAGCAGGAAAAGTAG
- a CDS encoding NADH-quinone oxidoreductase subunit J, with protein MNLAEGVQLVSFGILAVMMIGSALGVVLFSNIVYSAFLLAGVFVSISGMYLLLNADFVATAQVLIYVGAVNVLILFAIMLVNKREDFKPLPNAWLRPVVTAIVSAGLFVLLSTMVLVTPWAYSTESVSTDTTIVLIGQHFFSDFLLPFELASVLLLMAMVGAIILARREFLPDQVMTPDKQQQPVLTLPERPRELVGISSDKTSNLDDNRRSE; from the coding sequence GTGAATTTAGCTGAAGGAGTACAACTTGTTTCGTTCGGCATCTTGGCTGTGATGATGATTGGTTCAGCCCTCGGTGTTGTACTGTTTTCTAATATTGTTTATTCTGCCTTTTTGTTGGCGGGTGTGTTTGTCAGTATTTCGGGAATGTATTTGTTGCTAAATGCTGACTTTGTGGCAACAGCCCAAGTATTAATTTATGTCGGTGCAGTCAACGTCCTGATTTTGTTTGCCATTATGTTGGTGAACAAGCGCGAAGACTTTAAACCTCTACCAAATGCCTGGCTACGTCCGGTTGTAACTGCGATCGTTAGTGCGGGGTTGTTTGTTTTATTAAGTACGATGGTTTTGGTTACGCCTTGGGCATATTCTACCGAGTCAGTATCCACCGATACTACGATTGTTTTAATTGGTCAGCACTTCTTCAGTGACTTTTTGTTGCCTTTTGAGCTAGCATCTGTTCTACTACTCATGGCAATGGTTGGGGCAATTATCTTAGCACGGCGCGAATTTTTGCCTGACCAAGTTATGACGCCTGACAAGCAGCAGCAACCTGTATTGACTTTACCCGAACGTCCCCGCGAGTTAGTGGGCATTTCTAGCGATAAGACAAGTAATTTAGACGATAATCGTCGCAGTGAGTAG
- the nuoH gene encoding NADH-quinone oxidoreductase subunit NuoH — translation MSTGIDLQGSFIKSLIDLGLPAGAAKAVWMPVPMVLMLIGATVGVLVTIWQERKISAAAQQRIGPEFMGPFGLLSPVADGIKFVFKEDIIPAKSDPWLFTLGPIIVVLPVFLSYLIVPFGENLAVTNVATGVFLWIALSSVQPIGLLMSGYASNNKYSLLGGLRAAAQSISYEIPLALAVLAVVMMSNSLSSIDIVEQQSGYGILGWNVWRQPIGFIIFWISALAECERMPFDLPEAEEELVAGYQTEYAGMKFALYYVASYVNLVLSALLVTVLYLGGWESPIPLDLLAGWFGVSETSPWLEIVDASLGITMTVLKAYFLVFTAILLRWTVPRVRIDQLLDLGWKFLLPVSLANLLLTAALKLAFPAAFGG, via the coding sequence ATGAGTACAGGAATTGACCTCCAAGGAAGTTTCATCAAATCGCTGATCGACTTAGGGCTACCAGCAGGGGCAGCCAAAGCTGTTTGGATGCCAGTCCCGATGGTACTAATGTTAATTGGCGCGACTGTAGGAGTACTAGTAACCATTTGGCAAGAACGAAAGATTTCAGCCGCCGCCCAACAGCGTATTGGTCCAGAATTTATGGGACCTTTTGGCTTATTATCTCCGGTTGCCGATGGAATCAAGTTCGTTTTTAAAGAAGACATCATCCCTGCCAAGTCTGACCCTTGGCTATTTACTTTAGGACCAATTATCGTCGTCCTACCAGTCTTTTTGTCGTACCTAATTGTGCCGTTTGGCGAAAATCTGGCAGTGACAAATGTGGCTACAGGCGTATTTTTGTGGATTGCGTTGTCCAGCGTGCAACCAATTGGATTATTGATGTCAGGCTATGCGTCAAACAACAAGTACTCGCTACTCGGCGGCTTAAGGGCGGCTGCACAATCGATTAGTTATGAAATTCCCTTAGCGCTTGCAGTCCTCGCAGTCGTCATGATGTCGAATAGCCTCAGTAGCATCGATATTGTCGAACAGCAATCAGGCTATGGCATTCTTGGCTGGAATGTCTGGCGACAGCCGATTGGATTTATTATCTTCTGGATTTCGGCATTAGCAGAGTGCGAAAGAATGCCCTTTGACTTACCCGAAGCCGAAGAAGAACTCGTTGCAGGTTATCAAACCGAATACGCAGGAATGAAGTTCGCGCTGTACTATGTTGCATCCTACGTCAACTTGGTGCTATCCGCGCTCCTCGTTACAGTCTTATATCTAGGCGGTTGGGAATCTCCCATTCCACTAGACTTACTTGCTGGTTGGTTCGGTGTCAGTGAAACAAGTCCTTGGTTAGAGATCGTAGACGCTTCATTGGGTATCACAATGACCGTACTCAAAGCCTACTTCCTTGTATTCACAGCAATTTTATTACGCTGGACAGTACCTAGGGTACGCATTGACCAGTTGCTCGATTTAGGCTGGAAGTTCTTATTACCAGTTAGCTTGGCAAATCTACTGTTAACCGCAGCCTTGAAGCTTGCCTTTCCCGCTGCCTTTGGTGGATAG
- a CDS encoding glycosyltransferase family 1 protein yields MNSASQKHIALISVHGDPAVEIGKEEAGGQNVYVRQVGEALAELGWQVDMFTRKASADQASIVEHTANCRTIRITAGPEEFVPRDNLFKYAPEFVEQMLKFQQESGIEYELVHTNYWLSAWVGMELRKVQGCRQVHTYHSLGAVKYKSISTIPLIAKTRLAVEKEVLETAHRIVATSPQEQEHMRSLVSTKGNIDIIPCGTDIHRFGKIEQQQAREQLGINADTKVILYVGRFDFRKGIETLVRAVAQSQLRGTDLKLIIGGGSRPGQSDGKERDRIEGIVNELGMQDMTVFPGRLGDDDLPIYYAAADVCVVPSHYEPFGLVAIEAMASGTPVIASDVGGLQYTVVPEETGLLAPPKDNDAFATAIDRILSNPEWRNQLGRAARKRVEDKFSWDGVAAQLSKLYVKLLEEPVVVSTKDEAVATA; encoded by the coding sequence ATGAATTCTGCAAGCCAAAAGCACATTGCCCTGATTTCAGTCCACGGAGACCCAGCGGTTGAAATCGGTAAGGAAGAAGCCGGAGGACAAAATGTTTATGTACGCCAAGTAGGAGAGGCACTCGCTGAGTTAGGGTGGCAAGTTGATATGTTTACCCGTAAAGCAAGTGCAGACCAAGCAAGTATTGTTGAACATACTGCGAATTGCCGGACAATTAGGATTACCGCAGGTCCAGAAGAATTCGTTCCGCGCGATAACTTGTTTAAGTATGCGCCAGAATTTGTAGAGCAAATGCTGAAGTTTCAGCAAGAATCAGGTATTGAGTACGAACTCGTCCACACAAACTATTGGCTTTCTGCTTGGGTAGGAATGGAATTAAGAAAAGTCCAAGGTTGTAGACAGGTTCATACTTATCATTCACTAGGAGCAGTTAAGTACAAATCAATTTCCACAATTCCCCTCATTGCTAAAACGCGTTTAGCAGTAGAAAAAGAAGTCTTAGAGACAGCACACCGCATTGTTGCCACAAGTCCTCAAGAACAAGAACATATGCGATCGCTCGTTTCCACAAAAGGCAATATCGATATTATTCCTTGTGGTACAGACATTCATCGCTTCGGTAAGATTGAACAACAGCAAGCAAGAGAGCAACTCGGAATCAACGCAGACACTAAAGTTATTCTCTATGTAGGTCGATTTGATTTCCGTAAAGGTATTGAAACCCTAGTACGTGCTGTTGCCCAATCGCAACTAAGAGGTACTGACCTCAAGCTAATTATTGGTGGTGGTAGCCGTCCTGGTCAAAGCGATGGCAAAGAACGCGATCGCATCGAAGGTATTGTCAACGAACTGGGAATGCAAGACATGACAGTTTTTCCTGGGCGTCTTGGTGACGATGACCTACCTATCTACTATGCAGCAGCAGACGTTTGTGTTGTTCCTAGCCACTACGAACCTTTTGGTTTAGTAGCTATTGAAGCGATGGCAAGCGGAACACCAGTGATTGCTAGCGATGTTGGCGGCTTACAATACACTGTCGTACCCGAAGAAACTGGATTACTTGCTCCACCAAAAGACAACGATGCTTTTGCAACTGCGATTGACCGCATATTGAGTAATCCTGAGTGGCGAAATCAACTAGGTCGTGCTGCTAGAAAACGCGTAGAAGATAAATTTAGTTGGGATGGCGTAGCTGCTCAACTTAGCAAATTGTACGTCAAACTTCTAGAAGAACCAGTTGTCGTTTCTACAAAAGATGAAGCTGTAGCGACAGCTTAA
- a CDS encoding NAD(+) kinase, with amino-acid sequence MQLNQVIIAHKAGDSLSKSWAEKCARQLESRNCRVLMGPSGPQDNPYPVFLASSTQPIDMALVLGGDGTALSAARNLAADRIPILAVNVGGNLGFLTESFDVFKDSEQVWDRLASDFYAIQRRMMLQAQVFEGNSNNLEPVSDRFFALNEICVKPASADRMITSILEMEIDGEVVDQYQGDGLIIATPTGSTAYTVAANGPIVHDGMQAITVTPICPMSLSSRPIVLPAGSVVSIWPLADYELNTKLWTDSVLGTSIWPGQRVDVRMAEYRAKFIILRENYSYYQTLREKLQWAGARIRYSNNHRDN; translated from the coding sequence GTGCAGCTTAATCAAGTCATTATTGCTCACAAAGCTGGAGATTCGTTAAGTAAAAGCTGGGCGGAAAAATGCGCGCGGCAGTTGGAAAGTCGCAACTGTCGCGTCCTTATGGGACCAAGTGGACCGCAAGATAATCCTTATCCGGTATTTTTGGCGTCGTCAACGCAGCCGATTGATATGGCTTTGGTACTAGGTGGAGATGGTACAGCGCTATCGGCGGCGAGAAATTTAGCAGCAGACCGTATCCCGATTTTGGCGGTGAATGTCGGCGGAAATTTAGGATTTTTAACTGAGTCGTTTGATGTCTTTAAAGATTCGGAACAAGTCTGGGATAGGTTAGCCTCGGACTTTTATGCGATTCAGCGGCGGATGATGCTTCAAGCCCAAGTATTTGAGGGAAATAGTAACAATCTTGAACCTGTCAGCGATCGCTTTTTTGCCCTGAATGAAATTTGTGTCAAACCGGCATCGGCGGATCGGATGATTACTTCGATCCTGGAAATGGAAATCGATGGCGAGGTTGTCGATCAATATCAAGGTGATGGACTTATTATCGCTACACCTACAGGTTCTACCGCGTACACCGTAGCGGCGAATGGTCCGATTGTCCACGATGGAATGCAAGCAATTACGGTAACTCCGATTTGCCCGATGAGTCTTTCGAGTCGTCCAATTGTATTACCTGCGGGTTCCGTTGTTAGTATTTGGCCTTTAGCAGATTACGAGTTAAATACAAAGTTATGGACTGATAGCGTCCTCGGAACTTCGATTTGGCCTGGTCAACGAGTCGATGTCCGCATGGCAGAATACCGCGCCAAGTTTATTATTTTACGCGAAAATTATTCGTACTATCAAACATTACGCGAAAAGCTACAGTGGGCAGGCGCGAGAATTCGCTACAGTAATAACCATCGAGATAATTAA
- a CDS encoding RNA-binding protein: protein MSVRLYIGNLPKEELERQELQAVFAEAGDSVTTKVIKDRKTGKCRGFGFVTVNSDEQADQIIEKFNGYMFKDTPLKIEKALPRSKGQEDEEQSNSNSAVNNLEGGNQEKTSNRRSNKKSRRSSNTSHQSSNTSDTIQPDPRWASELEKLKQMLSAQTSNG from the coding sequence ATGTCAGTTCGTCTATATATTGGCAATTTGCCGAAAGAAGAGTTAGAACGTCAAGAACTACAAGCAGTTTTTGCAGAAGCTGGCGATTCAGTTACTACCAAAGTTATCAAAGATCGGAAAACTGGTAAATGTCGTGGCTTTGGGTTTGTAACTGTTAACAGCGACGAACAGGCTGATCAAATCATTGAAAAATTCAATGGTTATATGTTCAAAGACACTCCTCTTAAAATTGAGAAAGCTCTACCCCGTTCAAAGGGACAAGAGGATGAGGAGCAATCTAATTCAAATAGTGCTGTTAACAATCTAGAGGGAGGAAATCAAGAAAAAACCTCAAATCGTCGCAGCAACAAAAAATCACGTCGCAGCAGCAATACTAGCCATCAGTCGTCGAATACTTCCGATACGATTCAACCCGATCCGCGTTGGGCGTCTGAACTTGAAAAACTCAAGCAAATGTTATCTGCACAAACAAGTAATGGATAA
- the nuoK gene encoding NADH-quinone oxidoreductase subunit NuoK, producing the protein MQLQYFLLLAAALFCIGIYGLITSRNAVRVLMSIELLLNAVNLNLMAFSSYLDPLEIKGQVFTVFVITVAAAEAAVGLAIILAIYRNRDTVDMEQFNLLKW; encoded by the coding sequence ATGCAACTTCAGTACTTTCTCTTGCTAGCTGCGGCTTTATTTTGTATCGGCATCTACGGCTTAATTACTAGCCGTAACGCCGTCCGCGTGCTGATGTCGATCGAATTGCTACTCAATGCGGTAAATCTTAATTTGATGGCATTTTCTAGCTATTTAGACCCACTAGAAATTAAAGGTCAAGTATTTACAGTATTCGTGATTACGGTCGCTGCTGCCGAAGCTGCTGTAGGATTAGCAATTATTCTCGCAATCTATCGCAACCGCGATACTGTAGATATGGAGCAATTTAACCTCTTGAAGTGGTAA
- the sixA gene encoding phosphohistidine phosphatase SixA, with protein sequence MEIYLIRHGIAQEREIGIPDEARSLTLKGQDKTRQVAGRLYDLGVRFDVILTSPLVRSRQTAAILHEYKLSRDIAESAHLAPNGSIYDWLDWLKAQQYPQQTQLALIGHQPNLGQWAEILVWGEDRARLILKKAGIIGLALPETDSPIGQAQLFWLTPPKFLL encoded by the coding sequence GTGGAAATCTATCTTATTCGACACGGCATCGCGCAAGAAAGAGAAATTGGTATCCCCGACGAAGCGCGATCGCTTACTCTTAAAGGGCAAGATAAAACGCGACAAGTTGCAGGGCGCTTGTACGATTTGGGCGTGCGGTTTGATGTCATATTGACCAGTCCTTTAGTGCGATCGCGGCAGACCGCAGCAATTTTACACGAGTATAAACTGAGTCGAGACATTGCGGAATCGGCTCACCTTGCACCTAATGGTAGTATCTATGATTGGTTAGACTGGCTCAAAGCGCAACAATATCCCCAGCAAACGCAATTAGCCCTCATCGGTCATCAACCGAATTTAGGACAATGGGCAGAAATTCTTGTTTGGGGTGAAGATCGCGCTAGGCTAATACTAAAAAAAGCAGGTATCATTGGGTTAGCACTACCAGAAACAGATTCACCTATCGGTCAAGCTCAGTTATTTTGGTTGACTCCACCCAAGTTTTTGTTGTAA
- a CDS encoding bifunctional oligoribonuclease/PAP phosphatase NrnA: protein MSELGNHQAQRNHLSLVQKADALRHILEQHRQERQLVILQDFPDPDALSSAWTYQLIAQEYEIQCDIVYAGTLSHQENIALVKLTGLPAQRWTVQAAKSKDLSMYTGCALIDNQGTTSQLLSVVQESGIPITAIIDHHSFQGDLKAEFVDLRPTVRATATIFTQYLQAGLLKLDSSVPQHIKCATALMHGLRSDTDRLMQAQEEDFLAAAYLSRFYDAQLLNAILQANRSKRVMDVIERSLKNRMVQNNFSIAGVGYLRYDDRDAIPQAADFLVTEENVHTAVVYGIVHDEDEELEIVVGSLRTTKLTLDPDEFIKEAFGQDSHGRFFGGGRTSAGGFEIPIGFLSGYIETSEYAKKKWEVFDAQIKQKLLRLVNPKDNPIQTE, encoded by the coding sequence ATGAGTGAACTGGGCAATCATCAAGCCCAGCGAAATCACTTATCGTTGGTGCAAAAAGCGGATGCTTTGCGGCACATTTTAGAGCAACATCGACAAGAGCGTCAGCTTGTTATTCTACAGGATTTTCCAGACCCAGATGCACTTTCTAGTGCTTGGACTTATCAATTAATTGCCCAGGAATACGAGATTCAGTGTGATATTGTCTATGCTGGCACGCTTAGCCATCAAGAAAACATCGCACTTGTTAAGTTAACTGGCTTACCCGCACAACGCTGGACAGTACAAGCAGCCAAAAGCAAAGATTTATCAATGTACACAGGTTGTGCGTTGATAGATAATCAAGGGACAACGAGCCAGTTATTGTCAGTTGTCCAAGAAAGTGGAATTCCGATTACAGCAATTATTGACCACCACAGCTTCCAGGGCGACTTAAAAGCTGAGTTTGTTGATTTACGTCCGACGGTTCGCGCAACAGCAACAATTTTTACCCAATATCTCCAAGCAGGATTACTCAAACTAGATAGTAGTGTTCCTCAGCATATCAAGTGTGCGACGGCCTTGATGCATGGTTTGCGCTCAGATACAGACCGCTTAATGCAAGCACAAGAAGAAGATTTCTTAGCGGCTGCCTATCTGAGTCGGTTTTATGACGCGCAGTTACTCAACGCCATTTTACAAGCCAATCGCTCAAAGCGCGTGATGGACGTCATCGAGCGATCGCTTAAAAACCGCATGGTGCAAAACAACTTTTCAATCGCAGGTGTTGGATATTTACGCTATGATGACCGTGATGCCATCCCCCAAGCGGCAGATTTTCTAGTGACTGAAGAGAACGTACACACCGCAGTTGTTTACGGAATTGTTCACGACGAAGACGAAGAACTCGAAATCGTTGTCGGTTCGTTACGCACAACAAAACTCACGCTCGATCCGGATGAGTTTATCAAAGAAGCATTTGGACAAGACAGTCACGGACGCTTTTTTGGTGGCGGTCGTACGAGTGCTGGCGGCTTTGAAATTCCGATTGGTTTTTTGTCAGGTTACATAGAAACGTCAGAGTACGCGAAGAAAAAGTGGGAAGTCTTTGACGCTCAAATCAAGCAAAAACTCTTGCGGCTCGTCAACCCTAAAGATAATCCAATTCAAACCGAATAA
- a CDS encoding citrate synthase: MSVCEFKPGLEGIPAAQSSISFVNGQEGILEYRGIRIEDLADNSTFLETAYLLIWGKLPTKDELIEFEHEVRYHRRIKYRIRDMMKSFPESGHPMDALQASAAALGLFYSRRDLDNPVYIRDAVVRLLATIPTMVAAFQLMRKGNDPVRPRDDLDYSANFLYMLSEREPDPLMARIFDVCLTLHAEHTMNASTFSARVTASTLTDPYAVVASAVGTLGGPLHGGANEEVIGMLEEIGSVENVRPYLEDRLQRKAKIMGFGHRVYKVKDPRATILQKLAEQMFDKFGYDKYYDIAVELERAIAEKLGHKGIYPNVDFYSGLVYRKMGIPTDLFTPVFAIARVAGWLAHWKEQIAENRIFRPTQVYTGDHDVSYTPIEQR; encoded by the coding sequence ATGTCCGTCTGCGAATTTAAGCCAGGTTTAGAAGGCATTCCCGCCGCCCAATCTAGTATTAGCTTTGTTAATGGACAAGAAGGAATACTGGAGTATCGTGGTATCCGCATTGAAGACCTTGCGGACAATAGTACCTTTTTGGAAACAGCGTATCTTCTCATTTGGGGTAAGCTGCCCACAAAAGATGAATTGATCGAGTTTGAACACGAAGTCCGCTATCACCGCCGGATTAAATATCGCATTCGGGACATGATGAAAAGCTTTCCTGAAAGCGGTCATCCGATGGACGCGTTGCAAGCTTCCGCCGCCGCCCTTGGTTTATTTTACTCGCGCCGCGACTTAGATAACCCTGTTTATATTCGGGATGCAGTCGTTCGACTCCTCGCGACAATTCCCACAATGGTTGCAGCGTTTCAGTTGATGCGCAAAGGAAATGACCCCGTACGCCCGCGCGATGACTTAGATTACTCGGCGAACTTTCTTTATATGCTCAGCGAACGCGAACCTGACCCCTTGATGGCGCGGATTTTTGATGTTTGCCTGACACTTCATGCCGAACATACAATGAATGCTTCGACATTCTCGGCACGAGTTACGGCTTCTACGCTTACCGATCCTTATGCGGTTGTTGCTTCCGCAGTCGGAACCTTAGGCGGACCCTTACACGGTGGTGCGAATGAAGAAGTCATCGGAATGCTAGAAGAAATTGGCTCGGTAGAAAACGTCCGCCCTTATTTAGAAGATCGCTTGCAACGCAAAGCGAAAATTATGGGCTTCGGACATCGCGTGTACAAAGTCAAAGACCCAAGAGCAACAATTCTACAGAAGCTTGCTGAGCAAATGTTTGATAAATTTGGCTACGACAAGTACTACGATATTGCAGTTGAATTAGAACGCGCGATCGCCGAGAAACTCGGTCACAAAGGAATTTACCCTAATGTTGACTTTTATTCAGGTTTAGTATATAGAAAAATGGGAATTCCTACAGACTTGTTTACACCAGTATTTGCGATCGCCCGCGTCGCAGGTTGGTTAGCACACTGGAAAGAGCAAATCGCCGAAAACCGCATTTTCCGTCCCACCCAAGTGTATACAGGCGATCATGATGTTTCCTATACACCAATTGAGCAACGTTGA
- a CDS encoding HNH endonuclease encodes MAKVLVLNASYEPLNITSWRRAVVLLIKGKAEQVEHNGKHLYADFPLPTVIRLRHYVRVPYKEIPLTRRNILHRDSHTCQYCGYMGDDLTLDHVVPRSRGGGDAWENIVTACVRCNVKKGNRTPVEAHMYLHHLPRKPYSSLYFEVSKHLKSGLHDEWQKYIIGL; translated from the coding sequence ATGGCTAAGGTTCTAGTCCTGAACGCCTCTTACGAACCGCTCAATATTACGAGCTGGCGGCGCGCAGTTGTTCTGTTAATCAAAGGCAAAGCTGAGCAGGTAGAACATAACGGTAAGCATCTTTATGCCGATTTTCCCCTGCCAACTGTTATCCGGCTGCGTCACTACGTACGAGTGCCTTACAAAGAAATTCCTTTAACCCGCCGTAATATTCTTCACCGTGACAGTCATACTTGTCAATATTGCGGCTACATGGGAGATGATTTAACGCTAGACCATGTTGTACCGCGATCGCGCGGTGGGGGTGATGCGTGGGAAAATATCGTTACCGCGTGCGTTCGTTGTAACGTCAAAAAAGGTAATCGCACACCCGTTGAAGCACATATGTACCTTCATCACCTACCTCGCAAGCCTTACAGTAGCTTATATTTTGAAGTCAGCAAGCATCTCAAAAGTGGGCTACATGATGAATGGCAAAAATACATTATTGGTCTTTAA
- the alr gene encoding alanine racemase: MTLSRQQPIATMRCDRAWVEISLGALAHNIHQLQSLLSAKTHLMAVVKADAYGHGAVTVAETVLQAGASWLGVATVPEGIELREAGISAPILILGATHTPEQIKAIAHWQLQPTVCSFKQALVFAETLKTTNQVLPVHLKLDTGMSRLGPSWQQAVEFVQLIQGLPNLKIASIYSHLATAESSDQTILRQQQQNFEQAIAQIKRSNPQLFQHKQIRPALHLANSAATLTAPDLHYDMVRVGLAMYGLYPAVHLAAIDLKPVMQVKARITQVKKIPAGTGVSYGHKFVSDRAMQIAVVGIGYADGVPRNLSNQMTVLVRGQQVPQIGAITMDQLMLDITAIADVREGEVVTLLGEDGSKKISADDWANQLSTISWEILCSFKHRLPRVAVP, translated from the coding sequence ATGACTTTAAGTCGGCAGCAACCAATAGCAACAATGCGATGCGATCGCGCCTGGGTAGAAATTAGTTTAGGAGCTTTAGCACACAATATTCATCAGCTACAAAGTTTATTATCTGCAAAAACGCACTTAATGGCAGTCGTCAAAGCAGATGCTTACGGTCATGGCGCTGTTACGGTAGCGGAGACTGTCTTACAAGCTGGGGCGAGTTGGTTAGGAGTAGCAACGGTTCCCGAAGGTATCGAGTTAAGAGAAGCAGGAATTAGCGCACCGATTTTGATTTTAGGCGCAACGCATACACCAGAACAAATCAAAGCGATCGCGCATTGGCAACTCCAGCCGACAGTATGTAGCTTTAAGCAAGCGCTGGTTTTTGCGGAGACATTAAAGACAACAAACCAAGTCTTACCTGTACACCTCAAACTCGATACAGGAATGTCGCGGCTTGGACCTTCTTGGCAACAAGCTGTTGAGTTTGTCCAATTAATTCAAGGGTTGCCTAACTTAAAAATTGCCAGCATTTATTCGCACTTAGCAACCGCAGAAAGCTCCGACCAAACAATCTTAAGGCAGCAACAGCAAAATTTTGAGCAGGCGATCGCGCAAATTAAACGCTCAAACCCCCAACTTTTTCAGCACAAGCAAATCCGACCCGCGTTGCACTTGGCGAACTCAGCTGCTACGCTCACGGCTCCCGATTTGCACTACGATATGGTTCGTGTCGGTTTAGCGATGTATGGACTTTATCCTGCTGTTCATTTAGCAGCGATTGACCTCAAGCCTGTAATGCAAGTCAAAGCGCGCATTACACAAGTCAAAAAAATCCCTGCGGGAACCGGAGTCAGTTACGGTCATAAATTTGTAAGCGATCGCGCGATGCAGATAGCCGTAGTTGGTATCGGTTATGCGGATGGAGTTCCGCGCAACTTGTCGAATCAAATGACAGTATTAGTTCGCGGTCAGCAAGTTCCGCAGATTGGCGCAATTACGATGGATCAACTGATGTTGGATATCACTGCGATCGCAGATGTTCGCGAAGGCGAAGTCGTTACGTTACTCGGTGAAGATGGCAGCAAAAAAATCTCAGCTGATGACTGGGCAAACCAGTTAAGTACAATTTCGTGGGAAATTCTTTGCAGTTTCAAGCACCGATTACCACGCGTTGCTGTGCCATAA